A part of Maniola hyperantus chromosome 14, iAphHyp1.2, whole genome shotgun sequence genomic DNA contains:
- the LOC117988157 gene encoding knirps-related protein-like translates to MNQKCKVCGEPAAGFHFGAFTCEGCKSFFGRSYNNLNSITECKNNGECVINKKNRTACKACRLRKCLMVGMSKSGSRYGRRSNWFKIHCLLQEQQQAAQSQSPPRVPQSPHLAPPFPPHLFPGLARPRTKEELALLGLDDYKGPCSGSPDSHRSESSPKLDEKARINQCRPPDRPLTPPRDAFLPLPLGLPHFPHSPFLHPPHFSPFPPNHHHLLFPPGFHPLYSRHLLDHAALRQVAENNNDVRIDDNNTDSSKRFFLDEILKQQRSTQPTPQEDVISEAEFVPTPPAERRTSESPLQENPMDLSVKSDGRSSSARRRSDDSEVIAPDNDDPESGSDRASASDEEDLSFSQIKRIKLHPLDLTTKV, encoded by the coding sequence TCGTTCTTCGGGCGCTCCTACAACAACCTCAACTCCATCACCGAGTGCAAGAACAACGGGGAGTGCGTCATCAACAAGAAGAACCGCACAGCATGCAAGGCGTGCCGGTTGCGCAAGTGCCTGATGGTCGGCATGTCCAAATCTGGCTCCAGATACGGAAGACGATCCAACTGGTTTAAAATCCACTGCCTGCTGCAAGAACAGCAACAAGCCGCTCAGTCGCAGTCACCCCCCAGAGTTCCGCAGTCACCTCATCTAGCACCCCCTTTTCCACCCCATCTCTTCCCCGGATTAGCGCGACCGAGGACTAAAGAAGAGCTGGCTCTACTAGGCCTCGACGACTACAAAGGCCCCTGCTCAGGATCCCCAGATTCTCATCGAAGCGAATCATCCCCTAAACTAGATGAGAAGGCTCGGATCAATCAATGTCGACCTCCCGATAGACCCTTGACGCCGCCTAGAGATGCCTTCCTCCCTCTTCCTTTAGGCTTGCCCCACTTTCCACACTCACCGTTTCTACACCCCCCTCACTTTAGCCCATTCCCTCCgaatcatcatcacttactcTTCCCGCCAGGGTTCCACCCGCTTTACTCTAGACATTTATTGGACCATGCAGCGCTTAGACAAGTAGCTGAAAACAACAACGATGTAAGAATCGATGACAACAATACTGATTCTTCAAAGCGTTTCTTTTTGGATGAGATTCTTAAGCAGCAACGGTCTACACAACCAACTCCGCAAGAAGATGTGATCTCGGAAGCAGAATTCGTACCAACTCCACCGGCTGAAAGGAGAACATCAGAATCTCCCCTGCAAGAGAATCCAATGGATCTCTCTGTCAAGTCTGATGGAAGATCGAGTTCGGCGCGACGGCGTTCTGATGATAGCGAGGTTATCGCTCCCGATAATGATGATCCTGAGTCCGGGAGTGACCGGGCATCTGCCAGTGATGAAGAAGATTTGTCCTTCTCCCAAATAAAGAGGATCAAACTTCACCCTTTAGATCTGACAACCAAAGTCTGA